The following coding sequences are from one Coleofasciculus sp. FACHB-1120 window:
- a CDS encoding ribonuclease Z, producing MQITFLGTSSGVPTRSRNVSSVALRLAQRGELWLFDCGEGTQHQLFRSDLKIGQLNRIFITHMHGDHIFGLMGLLATCGLAGNVQRLDLYGPPGLNEYLRACRQYSSTHFSYPVQVHTVQPGVVYEDEEFIVTCGPLKHRVTAFGYRVTEKDRPGRFDVEKAKALSIPPGRVYGQLKRGETVTLLDGRQIHGADLCGPTEIGRKFVYCTDTVYCDEAVELSRDADVLIHEATYAHQDAQLAFDRLHSTSTMAAQVAYAASVKHLIMTHFSPRYAPGNAIGLDDLLTEARAIFPSTELAYDFLNYEVPRRRQEELKI from the coding sequence ATGCAAATTACTTTTTTAGGGACAAGCTCCGGTGTACCGACGCGATCGCGCAATGTGTCCAGCGTGGCTTTACGGCTAGCTCAACGAGGAGAACTCTGGCTGTTTGACTGTGGTGAAGGTACCCAACACCAGCTATTCCGGAGTGACCTGAAAATCGGTCAACTGAACCGGATTTTTATCACCCATATGCACGGAGACCATATATTCGGCTTAATGGGTCTTTTGGCAACCTGTGGTTTGGCTGGCAATGTTCAACGCCTTGACCTCTACGGCCCCCCCGGTCTCAATGAATACCTGCGGGCTTGCAGACAATACTCTTCAACCCATTTTTCCTACCCGGTTCAGGTTCACACTGTACAACCTGGAGTGGTGTATGAAGACGAAGAATTTATCGTCACCTGTGGTCCCCTGAAGCATCGAGTCACAGCCTTTGGCTATCGAGTCACTGAAAAAGACCGTCCAGGGCGCTTCGATGTGGAAAAAGCGAAAGCACTCTCAATTCCTCCGGGCCGGGTCTATGGGCAACTCAAACGCGGCGAAACGGTGACGCTGCTAGATGGGCGGCAAATTCATGGAGCAGATTTGTGTGGACCGACAGAAATTGGTCGCAAATTTGTTTACTGTACCGACACGGTTTATTGCGATGAGGCAGTGGAACTTTCGCGGGATGCGGATGTGTTAATTCACGAAGCTACCTATGCCCATCAAGACGCCCAGCTAGCTTTTGATCGCTTGCACTCCACTTCAACGATGGCGGCTCAAGTTGCTTATGCTGCTAGTGTTAAGCATTTGATCATGACCCATTTCAGCCCCCGCTATGCCCCCGGTAATGCTATTGGGCTGGATGACCTGCTCACGGAAGCGCGTGCCATTTTTCCGAGTACGGAATTAGCTTATGATTTTCTAAATTATGAGGTGCCTCGGCGTCGGCAGGAGGAATTAAAAATTTAA
- a CDS encoding SpoIID/LytB domain-containing protein — MLQTSCFILGFGKASSGRLHPSKWWLTFLLWLMLVAPAKAMEMRVAIQEGVSKITVGSSTKAVIRDSAGRVVGEMAAMDGMEARPTGGSVALGGKQSTQLIVEPTAGGYVWIGDRWYRGRTRLVRTGKGLTAVNQVDLEQYLYSVLGSEMSANWPLEALKAQAVAARSYALYKRQTAGNSVFDVGDTQTWQVYKGLETEAESTQMAVNATAGQVLTYNGQIILAVFHSASGGHTENVENVWSQPLAYLRGVPDYDQGTPGYQWQKSFSRNELSRLLGVSNVKSLIPERTTPSGRIMTMKVVGSGSTRRMTGSQLRQALKLRSTLFTVSSTGTGFQLNGRGFGHGLGLSQWGAYNLAQQGTNYQQILGHYYQRTAIASMKVQ, encoded by the coding sequence ATGCTTCAGACTTCTTGCTTCATCTTAGGCTTCGGGAAGGCGTCCTCCGGGCGGCTACATCCTTCTAAATGGTGGCTGACTTTCTTGTTGTGGCTCATGCTGGTTGCGCCCGCGAAAGCAATGGAAATGCGCGTGGCGATTCAAGAAGGTGTCAGCAAGATTACCGTAGGCAGTTCCACGAAAGCCGTAATCCGCGATAGTGCCGGTCGAGTGGTAGGAGAAATGGCGGCAATGGATGGCATGGAAGCCCGTCCTACAGGCGGTAGCGTGGCGCTGGGCGGAAAGCAAAGCACGCAACTGATAGTGGAACCGACGGCTGGTGGCTATGTTTGGATCGGCGATCGCTGGTATCGGGGACGCACCCGATTGGTTCGCACCGGCAAAGGACTCACCGCCGTCAACCAAGTTGATTTAGAACAATATCTTTACAGCGTCTTAGGCTCGGAAATGAGCGCCAATTGGCCTCTAGAAGCTCTAAAGGCGCAAGCTGTTGCCGCTCGTTCCTATGCCCTATATAAGCGCCAAACTGCTGGCAATAGCGTTTTTGATGTCGGTGATACCCAGACTTGGCAAGTTTACAAAGGTCTGGAAACCGAAGCTGAGTCAACGCAAATGGCTGTGAATGCCACTGCTGGGCAAGTATTGACCTACAACGGTCAAATTATTCTCGCTGTCTTCCACTCCGCTTCTGGAGGACACACGGAAAATGTGGAAAATGTTTGGTCGCAACCCCTGGCTTACTTGCGCGGCGTGCCAGACTACGACCAAGGGACACCGGGATATCAGTGGCAGAAAAGTTTCTCCCGCAACGAACTGAGTCGGCTTCTGGGTGTAAGCAATGTTAAATCTTTGATACCGGAACGCACTACTCCTAGCGGACGGATTATGACGATGAAAGTTGTTGGAAGTGGTAGCACGCGGCGGATGACCGGAAGTCAGCTGCGCCAAGCGCTGAAGCTTAGGAGTACGTTGTTCACGGTCAGCTCTACAGGAACGGGTTTTCAGCTCAACGGTCGTGGTTTCGGTCACGGTCTTGGTTTAAGCCAGTGGGGGGCTTACAATTTAGCTCAGCAGGGGACAAACTACCAGCAAATTTTGGGGCACTATTATCAGCGCACTGCGATCGCTAGCATGAAAGTGCAGTAG